The sequence TGGAGCAAGGTGACTGTCAGACGATATTTGCCGCGCCAAAACAGCAATATACACAGCAGCTGCTACAATTCGCTGATTAATGACGCAGACATAAAAAAGTGCCAGCATAGCGGACTGACCATATCATCGATGAATACATAGAGCCGACGAATAGCGCCGATGAACGCTTAATCACGTATCAGAAGGGGTAAAGTGCCGTCATGGTCTCGGCGATGGCGACACCGACATCTTTCAGGCGACACATAGTCGCACTCTCATCCTGCCGATGAACGAAGAGGCAAGGCTCACCTTCCCACTCAACAATTGCGGAGTCCACTTGTATCTCTTGAAGCGAGAGATGGAGCCGCTGCATGATAATCTGCGCATGTTTACCATCGTGGCTGAGCAATTTCAGCCCCATTAGGTTATTTTGGGTATCGTCTATCGCCGTCAGTGGTATCGGCTCAACATTGACCCCGATAAACCCAGATAACCAACGGTAACTTTGCGGCAGACGATGTACTACCGA comes from Yersinia bercovieri ATCC 43970 and encodes:
- a CDS encoding YejG family protein, which encodes MNNIQLSVVHRLPQSYRWLSGFIGVNVEPIPLTAIDDTQNNLMGLKLLSHDGKHAQIIMQRLHLSLQEIQVDSAIVEWEGEPCLFVHRQDESATMCRLKDVGVAIAETMTALYPF